Below is a genomic region from Luoshenia tenuis.
TATGGTCGCCGATGATCTTGATGGAGTTCTTGTTGGCGCCGACGGTACCATCAGAACCCAGGCCGTAGAACATGCCCGAGAAGGTGCCTTCCGGTACGGTGTCGATCAGCTCGCCCTCCGGCAGGGAGGTGAACGTCACATCATCGTTGATGCCCACGGTGAAGTTGTTCTTGGGCTGGGCAGCAGCCAGGTTATCCAGAACCACTTTGACCATGGAAGGCGTGAACTCCTTGGAGCCCAGGCCATAACGGCCGCCGAACACCGCGATATCGCTCATGCCGTTCTCAGAGAGCACGGTGCAAACATCCTGATACAGCGGCTCGCCCAGAGAACCGGCCTCTTTGGTGCGGTCCAGCACGGCGATCTTCTTGACGCTCTTGGGCAGGGCAGCGATAAAGTGCTTGGCCGAGAAGGGACGATACAGGCGAACCTTCAGCACGCCGACCTTCTCACCCTTAGCGGTGAGGTAGTTAACGGCCTCCTCCGCCACATCGCAGCCGGAACCCATAATGATGACGACGCGGTCAGCATCGGGCGCGCCCACGTAATCAAACAGGTGATATTCGCGGCCGGTGAGGGCGGAAACCTTTTTCATCTCCTCTTCCACGATCTCGGGCACGGCCTGATAATACTTGTTAGCCGCCTCGCGGTTCTGGAAGTAGATGTCCGGGTTCTGAGCGGTACCCTGCTGATGAGGATGCTCAGGATTCATGCCGCGTTTGCGGAAAGCCTCGATGGCGTCATAATCCACCAGCTTGGCCAGATCTTCATAATCGATATCCTCGATCTTGGACACTTCGTGAGAGGTACGGAACCCATCAAAGAAGTGCACAAAGGGCACGGAAGCCTTCAGCGTGGCCAGGTGCGCTACGGTAGCCAGGTCCATAACCTCCTGTACGGAAGCGGAAGCCAGCATCGCAAAACCGGTGGCACGGGTGGACATAACGTCCTGATGGTCGCCGAAGATGGACAGCGCGTGCGCAGCCAGGGCGCGGGCGCTTACGTGGAAGACGCAGGGCAAAAGCTCGCCAGCGATCTTATACATATTGGGGATCATCAGCAGCAGGCCCTGGGAAGCGGTGAAGGTGGTGGTCAGGGCACCGGCGGCCAAAGAGCCGTGTACGGCGCCGGCGGCACCGGCCTCAGACTGCATCTCGCTGATCTTCAGCGTCTGACCGAAAATATTCTTACGGCCATGGGCAGCCCAGTCGTCACACACTTCAGCCATGGTGGACGAAGGCGTGATGGGATAGATCGCCGCTACATCCGAAAATGCATACGCCACATGGGCGGCGGCGGTATTCCCATCAATGGTAATTTTCTTAGCCATGTAGGAAACCTCCTTAAAAATTGTACGTTGGATAGGGTATAAACAAACGCGGCAAAGCCACGGCAATGCGCCATCCACCCCGGATCGGCTTTACCGGCATCTTTACCGCCCTTATTATATCTTTTCTGTTAAAGGCTTGTCAAGGAAAAGGGGGCGTGACTTCTATATAATACAAATTCCCGCCGCGGGCCGCGCCTAAACCTGGGATAAGCGCTACGAATACCCTTGGGGAAACCCCTGTACTTTTGCACGCTAATGTGATAAAATACAAGGCAGAAGGGCCGCGGCAGCGCAGGGATAGGCCGCGGATACCGAAAGGACAGAGGGTGGAATGTGATGGAAAAGCTTTGGAGCGCCGTAACCCAGCGTCTGGAACCGTACGTTCCGGGCGAGCAGCCGCAGGACCGGCAGTATATCAAATTAAATACCAATGAGAATCCCTATCCCCCGTCTCCGCGGGCGCTGGAGGCCATTCGTGCGGCGGCAGGCGAGGGGCTTAGGCTCTATCCCGACCCGGAGGCCCGCGGATTACGCCGGGCGATCGCGCAGCGGCATGGGCTGGGGATAGAGGAGGTCTTTGCCGGCAACGGATCGGACGAGGTGTTGGCGCTGGCCTTCCAGGCGTTTTTTGATGCCTCACGAACGCTGCTTTTCCCGGACATTACCTATAGCTTTTATTCGGTGTTTTGCGGACTGTTCGGCATCCCCTACCGGGAGGTGCCGCTGGACGAAGGACTTTGCATCCGGGTGGAGGATTATCTGCAACCCTCCGGCGGGGTGATCTTCCCCAACCCCAATGCGCCCACGGCCCAGGCGCTGGCGGCGCAGGATATCCTGCGCATCCTGGAGGCCGACCCGGACCGCGTGGTGGTGGTGGACGAGGCGTACGTGATGTTCGGGGCCGAGTCCATGGTGCCCTATATTCGGGATTATCCGAACCTTCTGGTGATCACCACCTTAAGCAAATCACACGCGCTGGCGGGCCTGCGGGGCGGCTATGCCCTGGGGCAAGCCCATTTGATCGAAGGGCTAACGCGGGTAAAGGATTCGTTTAACTCCTATCCACTGGACCGGCTGGCGCTGGCCGGTGCGCAGGCAGCTATTGAGGACGAAGCCTATACCAAGGAGCAGACGCTTAAAGTCATGGCCACCCGGGAGCGGTTTGCCGCCGCCATCGGGGCGATGGGCTTTACAGTGCTGCCCTCCCGCGCGAATTTTGTGTTTGCCGCGCCGCCTCAGGGGGTAAGCGGCCAGGAGATGTTTGCCGCGCTGCGGGAACGGGGCATACTGGTGCGCCGCTTTTCCAAAGCGCGGATCGATAATTACCTGCGCATTACCATCGGCACGGAGGAAGAGATGGAAAAGGTGCTGCGCGCGGTCGCGGAAATCCTTGCGCAAAGGGCATAGCGCCTGAAAATATAATATAAATATAGGAAGCGTAAAGGATTAAAAAAGGAGGCGGAAACCGGGCTATGGGCAAGCGTTATCAAAACGATGTGGCGATCAGCTGGCCGGTGGAGACGGCGGAGCGGATCATAGGGGACTTTTTTGACAAAGAGGGTTTTGTGCTCACCGATTATAAGGGCGAGCGGGTATGGAAAAAGGGCGTGGGGCTGATGACGGCGCCCCAGTTTGTCAAGACCACCTGCCGGCAGGGCGGCGTGCAGATCGAGGCCTGGCTTAAGTTTGCCATCCTGCCCGGGGTGTATTGCGGCGAGATGGGGCTGAACGGCTTCTGGGGCTTTGCGGTAAAGCAGATGCTTCGCGGACGGGTGGAGGCCCTGATCGCGCTGTTGCAGCAGCCCGGAGGACAGGGCGGAGCTGAGCAAATACCCGCCCAGCCGGTAACAGCGGAACAGACGAAGAGGGCTGCGGTATCCGCGCCTCAGGATGAGCCTGAAAGCCTGGCCGATAGCGCTGCGCCCGCAGCGCAAAGCGAACCAGCCACGGCGGTGACGCAGGCAGAAAGTCCCGCGGTATCCGCGTCAGTAAATACGGCGGAGCGTAGGGCTGATACGGACGCTGCGCCCGCAGCGCAAAGCGAACCGGCTGCAGCGGAAGCGGCACAGCCTGTGCCGCCCAAGATGCACGACCCGGTGAACAAGGCCACCCTTTCGCTGGTGATGGGGCTGGTCTCCATCGTGACGTGGCTGATCCCCTTGGGCGGGCTGGCTACCTCGATCATCGGCATCGTCAGCGCGGTGCCGGGCATGCGCTCTTCCGCTCGGGGGCGGGCGGTGGCAGGCTTGGTACTGAGCATCATCTTTTTGGTGATCTCGGTGGTGGCCTGGATGATCAACTTAGCGGGCGCCTGCCTGGTATTAAGCGATATCTTTTAGGCTTGGCCGTCTTGCCAATTGGATAAAAATATGCTAGATTAAAGGTGTAGAAACCTTTAGAGATGAAGAGTAAAGGTATGGGCGTGTTTGCTATACACGTAAAGTACTTTTACTCTTTTTTTGCGCCTATAGCGCCGCAGGTTTCTACCGTCAATCGATTCGTTAAAGGCAATGAAGAAAGGGGAAAATGGATCATGGCTAAAACCAACATCGTCGATTGGACCACGATTACCAATTTCGTAGTAGACGCTTTTAAAGGCTACGGCATCCCGGAGGAGGACGCGAAGATCTGTGCGGACGTGCTGCTGGAGAGCGACAAGCGCGGCATCGAGTCCCACGGGTGCAACCGCTTTAAGCCTATCTATCTGGACCGCATCAAGGCGGGCATCCAAAACCCCGTGACCAATTATGAGATCGTGAAAGAGACCGAGACCACCGCTGTGGTGGACGGGCATGACGGCATGGGCCAGGTCATCGGCTATAAATCCATGCAGCTGGCTATTGATAAGGCTAAAAAGTACGGCATGGGCATGGTGGTTGTGCGCAACTCCTGCCACTATGGCATCGCCGGCTACTACACCACCATGGCGGCTAAACAGGGCTGCATCGGCCTGACCGGCACCAACGCCCGGCCCACCGTTGCGCCGACCTTTGGCGTAGAGGGCATGTTCGGCACCAACCCCCTTACCCTGGGCGTGCCCACGGATGAGGCGTTTGACTTCAACTTTGACGCGGCTACCTCCATCACCCAGAACGGCAAGCTGGAGTACTATGAGCGCATCGGCGAGAATCTGCATGCCGGTACGGTAGTGGGCGCGGATGGCAAGGCCATTGAGGGCGACGCGGGCGCGGCGCTTAAGGCTATCGGCAGCGGCAATGCGGCGCTGACCACGCTGGGCGGCATCGGCGAAGATTTGGGCGGCTACAAGGGCTACGGCTTTGCGATGTTCGTAGAGTTCCTTTCCGCGGTACTGCAGGATGGCAGCTACGGCAAAGCGCTGATCGGCAAGGGCGAAAACGGCGAGAAGCGCCCCTTCCACCTGGGTCACTTCTTCATCGCCATCGATACCGACCACTTCATGGGCGAGGATGTTTGCCGCAAGAAGGCGGGCGACATTATCCGCGAAGTGCGCAGCGCCAAAAAAGCCCCGGGTGCAGAGCGCATCTACACTGCCGGCGAGAAGGAGTACGAGATCCGTCTGGCCCGCAAGGACGGCGTGCCCATCAACGAGTCTGTACAGAAGGAGTTCATCGCCGTGCGCGACGAGCTGGGCCTGACGCAGTATAAATTCCCCTTTGAGGACTAAGAAAGATTCGATTTCATAAGAGGAGGACAATATGAATATCCGTGAAGAGTCGCTGAAAAAGCATTATGAGTGGAAGGGCAAGATCGAAGTGGTCTCCCGCGCTTCCATCAACACCCGTGAGGAGCTGGCCCTGGCCTACACCCCCGGTGTTGCCGAGCCCTGCATGGTCATCCATGACGACTATGACAAGTCCTTTGAGCTGACCCGCCGCAGCAACCTGGTAGCCGTCATTACCGATGGCACCGCCGTGCTGGGTCTGGGCGATATCGGCCCGGAGGCCGGTATGCCGGTTATGGAGGGCAAATGCGCGCTGTTTAAGGAGTTTGCGGATGTGGACGCCTTCCCGCTGTGCGTGCGCTCCAAGGATGTGGACGAGATCGTCAACACCATTTATATGATCTCCGGCAGCTTTGGCGGCATCAACCTGGAGGATATTGCCGCGCCCCGCTGCTTTGAGATCGAAAACCGCTTGAAAGAGCTGTGCGACATCCCGATTTTCCACGATGACCAGCACGGGACGGCTATCGTCGTGGCCGCGGCGATGATCAACGCGCTGCGCCTGACGGGCAAGAAGAAAGAGGAGATCAAGGTGGTCTTAAACGGCGCGGGCGCCGCGGGCAACGCCATTGCCAAGCTGCTGCTCAGCCTGGGCATCAAGAGCGTGGCCATGTGCGACCGCAAGGGCCTGATCTATGAGGGCCGCGAGGGCATGGACCCTGCCAAGCAGGAAATGGCCAAGATCACCAACCTGGAGAAAAAACAGGGCTCCCTGGCGGATGCCGTCAATGGCGCCGACGTGTTCCTGGGCGTTTCCGCCCCGGGCGTGCTGACCCCGGATATGGTGCGCACCATGAACAAGGATGCGATCGTACTGGCGATGGCCAACCCCACGCCCGAGATCATGCCGGACGAGGCCAAGGCCGCCGGCGCGCGCATCGTGGGCACGGGCCGCAGCGATTTCCCCAACCAGATCAACAATGTGCTGGCCTTCCCTGGCATCTTCCGTGGTGCGCTGGATTGCCGCGCTTCCGAGATCAACGAGGCGATGAAGGTGGCCGCCGCCGAGGCGCTGGCCAACCTGGTGCCGGACGACAAACTGAACGAGGAGTACATCCTGCCGGATGCGCTGGATAAGCGCGTGGGCCAGTTTGTGGCCGAGGCCGTTGCCAAAGCCGCCCGCGAAAGCGGCGTGGCCCGCATCTAACCAAAAGCGATAAAAAAGACCGCTGCAAAACGCAGCGGTCTTTTTATATATCAATAGGCGAATTAAAATTCTTTTTTGCTCATGATCCGTACGGACAGGGCGTAAGAGAGCGCTACGATCGCCAGTACGGCCAAGGGCAGCAGCGGCAGGGCGATCTGAAACCAGCGGTCCAGCGCGGCGAGATCCGGCGCGGGCAGCCCCAACGCCTCGCCGATATAGCGCCAGCCCAGGGATAGAACGGTGGGGATCAGGACTACGGCCAGCAACAGCAGCCGCCCTTTTTCCGCGCCGAACTTATAGAGCAGCGGCAGCAAAATACTGCCCAAGACCAGGGAAGCGCCGCAAAACAGGCCCGCTTGCATAAACAGCGCGCCGGGGTCCCACTGGCCGCGGATGATACCCTGGATCCCGATAGCAACGCAGCCCACCAGGCAGCCCAACGCGGCCAGGATCAGCATGACGGCGTATTTCCCCAAAACCAGCTGCTGGCGGGTGATAGGCATGGTCAAAACGTATTTATCCCATTTGGCCATTTCGTCGTAGCTCAAGGTGGTGATGACCATCATGGTGCACAGCACCGTGGCCACTGCGGCGAAGCCGCTGTTCTCCATGGGGAGAAAAATAGCCCCGTAGAGCAGTAGAATTAGGATCAGGGTAAAGCTATAGCGTTTGAGATTTAAGAAATCTTTGGCGATCAAACCCTTCAAAGCGTGCGCCCCCTTACGTAAAACAACATGATATCTTCCAATGTGGCCGGTTCGACCACGGCGCCGGGGTGATGGATACGATAGGCATTTTTATCCCGGACCAGCACCTCGCAGCTGAACTGCCCTTTGCGCAAGCGCAGCGCCTGGCTGCGATCCAGTGTGGCCAGCGCCTGCTCGCTGCATTTGAGGATGCCCATCTTGCCGGTCAACTCGTCTTTATTATCGCTCAGGGCGACCTGCCCTTCGTGGATAAAGGTGACATAGTCGGCGATCTTGTCCAAATCGCTGGTGATGTGAGAGGAAAGCAGGATCGCTTTGCGTTCGTCCTGGATAAAATCCATAAAAAGATCCAGAATTTCCTCCCGCACGATGGGGTCCAGGCCGCTGGTGGGTTCGTCCAGCAGCAACAGCCTGGGATGGTGCGCCAGTGCAGCGGCAATGCACAGCTTGGTCTTCATCCCCTTGGAAAGCGCCTTGACCGGCTTACCCTCGGGGAGGGAAAGCTGGCGGGTCAGGCGGGTAAAATAGGCGGGATCCCAGTTGGGGTAGATGCCGCCCATAACGGTGGAGATATGGCGAAGCGTTAGATTATCGTGAAAGCAGCTTTCGTCAAACACCACGCCGATCTGCGCCTTAATGGCGTTTTCCAGCCCGCCGTCCCTGTGGCCCAGCAGCGTGATCTCGCCGCTGTCGCGATGGATCAAATTCAAAATAGCCTTGAGGGTCGTGGTCTTCCCCGCGCCGTTCTCCCCGATCAGGCCCATGATACTGCCGCAGGGCAGCGAGAAAGATAGATCTTTAAGCGCGAAGTCGGGATAGGCCTTGTTGAGGTTTTTCACCTCCAGCGCCATTTCCATTTTATTCATCTCCTTTGTAGAGTACCTGTAAAATTTCCACCAGCTCGTCACAGGGCAGCGCGCAGCGCTTGGCCGCATCTACCGCCTGCTGCAGGTGTGCTTCGACCTGGCGCAAATGCTCCTCGCGGATAAAATCCGTATTTTTACCGGCTACAAAGCAGCCTTTGCCGGGCACGGTTTCGATAAAGCCGTCCCGCTCCAGATCCGCATAAGCCCGCTTGGTGGTGATCACGCTGATGCGCAGTTCTTTGGCGAGCAGGCGCATGCTGGGCAGGGCGGCACCCTCCTGCAGTTCGCCGCCCAAGATCATGGCCTTGAACTGCGCGGTGATCTGCTCGTAAATGGGCTTATCGCTGGCATTGCTGATAATGATATCCATGCGATCTCCTTGTATACTGTGTATAAACGATATGCACAGTATAACTGCGATATGCAAAAAGTGCAAGCCCTTTTTGCAAATTTCATTCTTTTTCCAGCGCGGCATTTATATACTAAAGTAAAAATAAAGGGGGGAATACCGATGGTGATCCATACCGTACAGCCGGGGGAGAGCGTACAGAGCATCGCGCAGCAATACGGCGTTTCGTCATATAGATTAACGGTGGAAAATGGGCTGGAGTTTCCCGTGCGGCTGGCCGTAGGGCAGGCCCTGGTGATCCAGTATCCCAAAGTAGTGCACAAGGTCGTCGCGGGCGATACGCTTTGGCGTATCGCGTCGGATTACGGCATCAGCGTCAACCAGCTTTACCGCAACAACATTGAATTGGGCGGATGGGACCGGATCTTTCCTGGACAGGAGTTGGTGATCGAATACGCAGATGCGCCGCAGGGCGAGATGGCTGTAAACGGGTATGCCTATCCGTTTATCGAGCCGGCCACGCTGCACCAGGCGCTGCCTTACCTGACGTATCTGACGCCGTTTAGTTACAGCGCCCAGGCGGATGGCGAACTGGATGACATTGAAGACGAACGGCTGATCGCCCTGGCCAAGCAATGGGGTGTAGTGCCGATCTTGCACGTATCCAATCTGGACGAGGATGAGCGATTTAGCACTGACCTGGCCAGTCAGCTATTGAACGACCCGGTGGCCGTCCGCAGGCTGATCGAGGAGATCCTGGAGACCCTGGTGGAAGAAGGTTATGGCGGGGTGGACGTGGATTTTGAATCCGTCGCCGCGGCGGACCGGCAAAAGTATGTAGACTTTATACAGGCTTTGGCCGACCGGCTCAACCCGCGGGGCTACACAGTCACCGTTGCATTAGCGCCCAAACTCTCGGACGACCAGGAGGGGCTGCTTTATGAGGGGATTGATTATCAAGGCCTGGGGCAGGCGGCTAATAACGTGCTGCTGATGACCTATGAATGGGGCTATACCTATAGCGAACCCATGGCCGTAGCGCCGCTAAACAGCGTGCGGCAGGTGGTAGAATACGCGCTGACCCGTATCCCGGCGGAGAAGATCTTTTTAGGCGTGCCCAACTACGCCTATGACTGGACGCTGCCCTATGTAGCGGGCCAGTCCCGCGCGCGGGCGCTGGGCAACCAACAGGCGGTAGCGCTGGCGCAGCATAAAGGGGCTGAAATCATGTTTGACCCCATCGCCCAGACGCCCTATTTTAATTACTATGATGAGGGTACCCAGCACGAGGTCTGGTTTGAGGATGCACGCAGCATCCGCGCCAAATTGGCGCTGATACCCGAATACGGGTTACAGGGAGCGTCATACTGGAACTTGATGCGCCCGTTTGTACAAAACTGGGTGCTGCTCAACGCGCTTTACAATATCCGCCAGGGCTGAAGAGAAAAATAAAAAAAGCCGGGCAGCCTGTGGGGAACACTAATAAGGAAGTAGCAGAGATAACCATAAACTTAATAGCCGACAAACAGAGTTGCTAGTGTTTGAGAAAAAGCCGATACTGAGTCAGATAATACTGGGTCAGTATCGGCTTTTTATGTTAGCAATTGTCGATAAATCCTTATCGTGATATAATTTTGATAAATTATAGATTGGATATTTATTTCGGAACATTTGAAATAGGAGGCAGATGAAAATGGCCTTTGATGCTCAACAGAAGAAGGTTAATGATGTTCTTTCTGGAGATGTCAGGTATGTAATTCCACGGTATCAGCGCAAATATGTATGGCAAGAAAAGCAGTGGAGGGAACTTTTTGACGATATAAAATATTGCCTTGATGTTTCCAATGAGTACAAAGAAAAAGGTCAAGAAATTGAATGGACTCATTTTTTGGGAAGTTTCGTTTTTGAGCGCAGTGGGAAAGATTTAATCGTGATTGATGGCCAACAGCGTTTAACGACAATTACCCTTATGTTATGTGCTATATGTACACTTTTCAATGAAATAGGAGAAGAACCTCGTTTTCGCGGTGTAACAAAGTATATTATTGGCACAGATGATATGGGAGCAGCTTATGCACGGGTTGATAATCAAGACTTGGATAATTTCCAATTTATTGTTGCGGAATCAACAGAATATAACAGCTTACAATCTAAACCGAAATTGTTCTCCGGAGCATATATGGTAAATTCACCACAAGATAATGTAAATGTAAAGCAATGTTTTTTCTTTTTTTATAATCAGTTTCAAGAGTTAATTCATCACAGCAAAAATCCCGCTGCTGAACTTGGAAATATTAAAGATAAGATTATGGGATTAGATGTAATAGACATCCGCGCTTCAAATCAGCAAGAGAGTTATAATATCTTCGAAATTTTAAATGCGCGTGGCGTTGATTTGAAGCAGCACGAGCTGATTAAAAATTACATTTTTAAGTATATTCATCCTCGCGCCAATATTGATACAGCCAAAATGAAATGGAATTCTATGGAGGCTAAACTGTATATAAGCAGGAGGTCAACATTAGATAGCTTTTTCACACATTATGTCTCACACCGATTCGAAAAGCCTAACAAGGATAATACAGAATTTCGAATCGTGAAGCAATTTTGCGAT
It encodes:
- a CDS encoding DUF262 domain-containing protein, whose protein sequence is MAFDAQQKKVNDVLSGDVRYVIPRYQRKYVWQEKQWRELFDDIKYCLDVSNEYKEKGQEIEWTHFLGSFVFERSGKDLIVIDGQQRLTTITLMLCAICTLFNEIGEEPRFRGVTKYIIGTDDMGAAYARVDNQDLDNFQFIVAESTEYNSLQSKPKLFSGAYMVNSPQDNVNVKQCFFFFYNQFQELIHHSKNPAAELGNIKDKIMGLDVIDIRASNQQESYNIFEILNARGVDLKQHELIKNYIFKYIHPRANIDTAKMKWNSMEAKLYISRRSTLDSFFTHYVSHRFEKPNKDNTEFRIVKQFCDRQHMGDFLDDLYEKASFYRMFYFPDECDNPIIKESLQFFLSNNHRQFRPLFLSVISAYKRHKITESDAEKFFVFIRNFYLGYGVVCNGKSNTIEDMVYQYARKIENEDAITALNELKLKLYQYYPDYNTFEANFILLGWSHRVKSYKTLSRKKEVQYILSGIEEHHLASNQELTVHKFSIEHIANDDGSETHCKIGNLLMLAELINGGAADKTYTEKIPYYKRSNFVSTRKFVERYGELEEWSESNIIERGKYMAKLAYDVIWKF
- a CDS encoding GntR family transcriptional regulator; its protein translation is MDIIISNASDKPIYEQITAQFKAMILGGELQEGAALPSMRLLAKELRISVITTKRAYADLERDGFIETVPGKGCFVAGKNTDFIREEHLRQVEAHLQQAVDAAKRCALPCDELVEILQVLYKGDE
- a CDS encoding Ldh family oxidoreductase, whose amino-acid sequence is MAKTNIVDWTTITNFVVDAFKGYGIPEEDAKICADVLLESDKRGIESHGCNRFKPIYLDRIKAGIQNPVTNYEIVKETETTAVVDGHDGMGQVIGYKSMQLAIDKAKKYGMGMVVVRNSCHYGIAGYYTTMAAKQGCIGLTGTNARPTVAPTFGVEGMFGTNPLTLGVPTDEAFDFNFDAATSITQNGKLEYYERIGENLHAGTVVGADGKAIEGDAGAALKAIGSGNAALTTLGGIGEDLGGYKGYGFAMFVEFLSAVLQDGSYGKALIGKGENGEKRPFHLGHFFIAIDTDHFMGEDVCRKKAGDIIREVRSAKKAPGAERIYTAGEKEYEIRLARKDGVPINESVQKEFIAVRDELGLTQYKFPFED
- a CDS encoding DUF4190 domain-containing protein, translated to MGKRYQNDVAISWPVETAERIIGDFFDKEGFVLTDYKGERVWKKGVGLMTAPQFVKTTCRQGGVQIEAWLKFAILPGVYCGEMGLNGFWGFAVKQMLRGRVEALIALLQQPGGQGGAEQIPAQPVTAEQTKRAAVSAPQDEPESLADSAAPAAQSEPATAVTQAESPAVSASVNTAERRADTDAAPAAQSEPAAAEAAQPVPPKMHDPVNKATLSLVMGLVSIVTWLIPLGGLATSIIGIVSAVPGMRSSARGRAVAGLVLSIIFLVISVVAWMINLAGACLVLSDIF
- a CDS encoding glycosyl hydrolase family 18 protein, yielding MVIHTVQPGESVQSIAQQYGVSSYRLTVENGLEFPVRLAVGQALVIQYPKVVHKVVAGDTLWRIASDYGISVNQLYRNNIELGGWDRIFPGQELVIEYADAPQGEMAVNGYAYPFIEPATLHQALPYLTYLTPFSYSAQADGELDDIEDERLIALAKQWGVVPILHVSNLDEDERFSTDLASQLLNDPVAVRRLIEEILETLVEEGYGGVDVDFESVAAADRQKYVDFIQALADRLNPRGYTVTVALAPKLSDDQEGLLYEGIDYQGLGQAANNVLLMTYEWGYTYSEPMAVAPLNSVRQVVEYALTRIPAEKIFLGVPNYAYDWTLPYVAGQSRARALGNQQAVALAQHKGAEIMFDPIAQTPYFNYYDEGTQHEVWFEDARSIRAKLALIPEYGLQGASYWNLMRPFVQNWVLLNALYNIRQG
- the hisC gene encoding histidinol-phosphate transaminase; the protein is MEKLWSAVTQRLEPYVPGEQPQDRQYIKLNTNENPYPPSPRALEAIRAAAGEGLRLYPDPEARGLRRAIAQRHGLGIEEVFAGNGSDEVLALAFQAFFDASRTLLFPDITYSFYSVFCGLFGIPYREVPLDEGLCIRVEDYLQPSGGVIFPNPNAPTAQALAAQDILRILEADPDRVVVVDEAYVMFGAESMVPYIRDYPNLLVITTLSKSHALAGLRGGYALGQAHLIEGLTRVKDSFNSYPLDRLALAGAQAAIEDEAYTKEQTLKVMATRERFAAAIGAMGFTVLPSRANFVFAAPPQGVSGQEMFAALRERGILVRRFSKARIDNYLRITIGTEEEMEKVLRAVAEILAQRA
- a CDS encoding NAD(P)-dependent malic enzyme; translation: MNIREESLKKHYEWKGKIEVVSRASINTREELALAYTPGVAEPCMVIHDDYDKSFELTRRSNLVAVITDGTAVLGLGDIGPEAGMPVMEGKCALFKEFADVDAFPLCVRSKDVDEIVNTIYMISGSFGGINLEDIAAPRCFEIENRLKELCDIPIFHDDQHGTAIVVAAAMINALRLTGKKKEEIKVVLNGAGAAGNAIAKLLLSLGIKSVAMCDRKGLIYEGREGMDPAKQEMAKITNLEKKQGSLADAVNGADVFLGVSAPGVLTPDMVRTMNKDAIVLAMANPTPEIMPDEAKAAGARIVGTGRSDFPNQINNVLAFPGIFRGALDCRASEINEAMKVAAAEALANLVPDDKLNEEYILPDALDKRVGQFVAEAVAKAARESGVARI
- a CDS encoding ABC transporter ATP-binding protein, whose protein sequence is MEMALEVKNLNKAYPDFALKDLSFSLPCGSIMGLIGENGAGKTTTLKAILNLIHRDSGEITLLGHRDGGLENAIKAQIGVVFDESCFHDNLTLRHISTVMGGIYPNWDPAYFTRLTRQLSLPEGKPVKALSKGMKTKLCIAAALAHHPRLLLLDEPTSGLDPIVREEILDLFMDFIQDERKAILLSSHITSDLDKIADYVTFIHEGQVALSDNKDELTGKMGILKCSEQALATLDRSQALRLRKGQFSCEVLVRDKNAYRIHHPGAVVEPATLEDIMLFYVRGRTL
- a CDS encoding ABC-2 transporter permease, which codes for MKGLIAKDFLNLKRYSFTLILILLLYGAIFLPMENSGFAAVATVLCTMMVITTLSYDEMAKWDKYVLTMPITRQQLVLGKYAVMLILAALGCLVGCVAIGIQGIIRGQWDPGALFMQAGLFCGASLVLGSILLPLLYKFGAEKGRLLLLAVVLIPTVLSLGWRYIGEALGLPAPDLAALDRWFQIALPLLPLAVLAIVALSYALSVRIMSKKEF